In Helicobacter anatolicus, the sequence ATATCAAAGAGTTTTGTGGTAAGCCAATTATTGCTTACTCTATTGAACTTGCCCTAAAAAGTGGGGTATTTGATCAGGTGGTTGTAAGTAGTGATGATGATGAGATTTTAGAAGTAGCAAAAAAATATGGTGCGCAATGTCTTAAAAGGTCTCAAGAATTAGGAAGAGATGATACGCCAACACTTCCTGTAATTGCTGAGGCGATTAAAATGCTTGGACTTTCAGAAGATAGTATGATTTGTTGTCTTTATGCCACAGCACCACTTTTAGAGGAATCTTATTTTTTACATGGGAAAATGGCTTTAGAAAAAAGTCAAAATAAGTCTTATGCTTTTTCGGTTGTAGAATTTGAAAGTTCTCCATTCAGGGGCTTTAGTATTCAGGAAGATATAATCAATTTGCTTTTTCCGCAATATCAAGTCTTTAGATCGCAAGATTTGAATAAAATTTATCATGATGCTGGGGCTTTTTATTGGGGGTATGCCAAAAGTTTTTTAGAACAAAAACCTATTTTTGATAAAGATTCTATACCTATTGTCTTGCCAAAGCTTATGGCACAGGATATTGATACTATAGATGATTGGAATCTTGCAGAAATTAAATATAATCTAAAATATGCCTAAAATTTTTATTTTTTGTGAGAGAGGGGTTAATTATGGTATGGGGCATTATGGTCGCTGTGTTCTTTTGGCAAAAAAGATAGAGGGATTAGGATTAGGGTTTAGCGTAGAAATTTATTGTCATGATGAAGAAAATGGGAGGGGTGATGCATGGTTTTTTGGAAATAGAATCTTAAAATATCTTCAAGATGAAAATTTAAAAGCAGTAGTAATTGATAGTTATCAAGCAGGAATAGAAGTTTATAGGAATGTTATAGATTGTGGGATAAAGTTATTAGTGCTTGATGATATTGGTAGATTAGATTTTCCTTGTGAAAGTGTGATTTTAAATGGTGGAATAAATACAAAAAAACTTTATAATAATCATCCTCAAAATCTTGTATATGCAGGATTAGAATACATGATTAATGATTCAATTTTTTTAGAATCTGGAAAGCGAAGAAAGATTAAAAAAAATATTGAAAAAATTTTAGTGTGTTTTGGAGGGAGTGATAAGGAAAATTATACACAAAAAGTGCTGGATCTGTTAAAAGGTTTTTATTATGAAATTGTAGTAGTTTTAGGGGCTTGTTATCCTCATGAACTACATACAAAGGCTAGAATTTTAAAAAATATTACTTCAGAAAACTTGGCGGAGGAGTTTATGGATTGTGATGTAGCAATTATTGCAGGGGGAAGAATGGTAAATGAAGTGATAAGTTCTAGGCTTCCTGCACTTGTATTTAGTGTTGCAAAAAATCAAGATCATCAAGTAGGGTTTTATGATGCAATGAAAGTGATTAAAAAAGTGAATTTAACAAATCTTATTGCAAATTTGAAAAAACTTGACTTTGTTACGCGATATAGCATGAGCATTGCCTCTTCTAAGATAAAATTTGGTAATGAGTTGCAAGAAAGTTTAAAAAAAATATTAAAGGAATGAAAAATGGCAAAAATTTTTACTTTCAATGGTGTGCAAGCGATAAATTTCGTAGATCTAAAAGAAAAGGAAATTTATAAGGTTTTAGAATTTCGTAACCATCCTGAAATTTCTAAGTGGATGTATAATTCTTCAATTTTATCGTTGCAGGCACATTTAGACTTTTTGGAAAGTTTAAAAACAACACCCTCTACTTGCTATTGGGTTTTTAAAAAAGATGAGGAATTTTTGGGGGTTGGATCATTAAAGAGAATTAATATTGCACACAAAAATGCTTATTTGGGTATTTATAAAAATCCTGAAAAAAAAGGAGTGGGTGATGAGATTTTGCAATTTTTAGAGTATATTGCTTTTGATTCTTTTGGGTTACACTCTTTAGTATTAGAAGTGATTGCAAGTAATAAAAAAGCTATTGCTTGTTATGAGCGTAATAAATTTGTACATACGGGGACATTAAAAGAATATATTTTTATGAATAAAAAATATCAAGATGTGTTAATTTATGGAAAAATTAATGCAAAATAAAAAACAAAGACCACTTTTAGTTGCAGAAATTAGTGCAAATCATAATCAAAATTTAGAGCTTGCAAAAAAACATATTTTATATGCCAAAAAGGCTGGAGCAAATGCTGTAAAAATCCAAACTTATACTCCTTCATGTTTAACACTTAATTCTAAAAGTAATATTTTTAAAATCAATGCTAATAGCCCATGGGATGGAAAATATCTTTTTGAGCTCTATAGTGAAGCATTTTTACCTTGGGAGTGGCATGAAGAATTATTTGAATATGCCAAAAATATTGATATTGAAATTTTCAGCTCTCCTTTTAGTTTAAGGGCTTTAGAGCTTTTGGAATCTTTGCATTGTCCGCGTTATAAAATTGCAAGCTTTGAGTGTGTTGATTTGGATTTTATTTATGAGGTAGCAAAGACAAAAAAACCTATTATTTTATCCACAGGAGTTGCACAAGAAGAAGAGATAAAAGATGCGGTTTTAGTGTGCAAAAAAGCAGGAAATAATGATATTACACTTTTGCAATGTACAAGTGCATATCCTGCACCATTAAAAAAAGCAAATCTTTCTAAAATGCCATTATTTTTTGAAAAATATGGAGTAAAGTATGGTCTTTCAGATCATACTTTGGGAAATTTGTGTGCAATTATCGCAACTACTCTTGGAGCAAGTTTGATCGAAAAGCATTTTATTTTGGATAAAAAACTAGGAGGAGTGGATAGTGATTTTAGTATGGATTTTAAAGAATTTTGTGGACTTTCAAAAGAAATTGATAATGTGATTTTGGCATTAGGAGATAAAGATTCTCCTAGAGTGGTGAGTGAACAAGAGAGGGTATTTGCAAGAAGTTTATTTGTCAAAAAGAAAATTCAAAAAGGAGAAATCTTAACTCGTGAGAATATCGGATCTTTTAGACCAAATGCAGGATTACATCCAAAGTATTTAAAAGATGTATTGGGAAGAATTGCTACAAAGGATTTGGAATTTTCCAAACCCCTTAATGAGAATGATTTTGAGTAGAAGCTTGACATTTTTTACAAACGACAAAAAGACGCATATCGTGGCTAATAAGCTTACAGCCATTAATATCCGCTACTTTTAATTGTTGTTCCTCAATATTACTATCGACAAATTCTGTAATTTCGCCACATTCAAGACAGATAATATGATCATGATGTTCTTTAGCAGCAATCTCATAGCGTTTGCCATTCTTATCGGTTTCTAATGTTGTAACAAAATTTTCTTTTTCTAAAAAATTCAGAATCCTATAAATTGATGAAATACTAGTATTTTTATCTTTGATACGGATTTCATTGGCAATTTCTTCTGGACTTAAATGTGTACGATTCTTGTATAAAACACTAATAATCTCTTCTCTTTGTTTTGAGTTTTTTAATCCATTTTTTTTGATAGAAGATTTTAATCGCTCCAAGATGGATTCTAAAGTTTCCAATCTATTTTGCATGAGAACTCCCTAATTTATTGTAAAAATAACTCTTTATGTTTATTGTAACACAATTCCCATTATTGATGATTAATAGAAAAATTAAAAATGGTAAAAAGTTCTAAATTAAAGAAGAATTTTTATTATAGTTAAGTATAATAGAATGCAGAACCTAGTAAAGAAAAATCAAAAGGAGAATGTAGTGTTTGGAAAATCAAAAGAGATGATGTTGAGAATTGCACAGAAAAATTCTGAAATACAAGGAATGCAAAAAGAGCTACAAAAATATAAAGAATTAGCATTTTTATCTACACGAGGCATTGTGTTTATGCAAAAAGACGGCACGATTACTTTTAAAAATAGTGAAGCACAAATCCTTGATGATCAAGAACTTTTAGAAATAGACATAAATAAAAAGGAAGTAGAAATTAGAGGTGTGCTTTATAATGTGCAAAAACAGATAATCTCTAGTGATATGTGTTGTATACTTAGCAAGTCTCAAGGTTTTGTAGAAGAAGGAAAAAAACAGATATTTTCCCAATATTTTTCCAATTTAAAAGAAGGTTTTTCTGATACGCAAAATTCTTTGCAAAATATTCTATCTGAGTTGAAAGAGATGCTTAGTGAGGCGATTAATGGTGAAAAAATTGGAATTACAGGCTTATCTTTAAGTAATGAAAGCTTAAATGATGTACAAGAATTACATAAAAAAATGGATGTTGTAATGTCTTTGGCACACTCCTTAATGCAGCGTAGCAATGATATCACCAGTGTGATTTCTTTGATCGATGATATTGCGGAACAGACAAATCTTCTTGCATTGAATGCAGCGATTGAAGCAGCTAGAGCAGGAGCACATGGTAGAGGTTTTGCTGTTGTGGCCGATGAAGTAAGAAAACTTGCAGAAAAAACACAAAAAGCAACAAAAGAAATTGCAATTGTCGTGAAGTCGATGCAGCAAGAATCTAGCGATATACAAGTAGGAATTGAAATGACAAATGAAGTTGCAGATAAAATGAAAATAAAAATTGAGGAGCTTCATGGTGCGGTAAATAGCTATAGAAATCGTTCAACATTAACAAAATATGCAGTACAAAATTCCAATAATCAGGTTTTCTGTGCACTTGCAAAACTCGATCATATTATTTACAAAAATAATCTTTATTCCATGATCTTTAAAATTAGCAATACCTTTAATCAAGTTGATCATACTCAATGTCGTTTGGGTAAATGGTATTTTGAAGGTGATGGTAAGCGTGACTTTTTTGATACACAGGGATATAAAAAATTAGATAGTTTTCATATGCAGGTACATACAAATGCAAACTATTTGGCTCAAGCTATTCAGAAAAAAGCAGATAATCTTGAAGAAATTACAGAGCAAAAGATTCAGGCAATGGAAAATGGAAGTAAGGGGGTTGTTGCTTGTATTGATGAAATGTATCTTGAAAAATATAATTATTTTCAAGATAAAAAGGCACAGATAGGGGTTTAAAGTTTGATTTTTTCTAAAAAAAAATTTTTAGTTGTGTTGGGTATTGTTTTAGGTGTTTTATTTTGTTGGTTTTTTAGTGTCTGGATTAGTCTACAAGCTGATATAGATAGGTTAAAAAACTACACCCCACAATTAACTACACAGATTTTAGATAGAAAAGATAGGCTTGTGGCAAATATTTTTGGAAATCAGTTCCGATTCTACGCGACTTTTAATGAAATTCCACCTCGGATGATTGAAGCACTTTTGGCGGTTGAGGATACATTGTTTTTTGAACATCATGGGATTAATTATGATGCAATTCTTAGGGCAATTATTAAAAATTTACGTCATGGAAAGTATTCTGAAGGTGGAAGTACACTTACACAACAATTGATTAAGAATGCAGTTTTGACACGAGATAAAACGCTTTATCGCAAGATTAAAGAAGCAATTTTAGCAATTCAAATTGAGTTATCATTAAGTAAAGAGGAAATTTTAGAGCGCTATTTAAATGATACTTTTTTGGGGCATGGGTATTATGGAATAAAAGCAGCTGCACTGGGATATTTTAGAAAATCTCTTGATCAGCTTAGTTTGAAAGAAATTGCGATGATTGCAGGTCTGCCTCGTGCACCAAGTTTTTATGATCCAACAAAAAATATTGATTTTTCTTTAAGTAGGGCAAATAATATTTTGGAGAGAATGTATACGTTGGGTTGGATTGGTGAGAATGAATATAAGACCGCTCTTGTTGAGATTCCAGAAGTTTATAACCAAAGTTTGGCACAAAATAAAGCACCATATGTAGTAGATATGGTATTAAAACAATTAGATTATATTCAAGATATTCGCACTGGTGGGTATATAGTTAAGGTCGGGATTGATTTGGATTATCAGGCTATGGCACAAGAAGCTATGGAAAAGGGTTATAAAAATGCTATGAGAATTAATCAGCTTGATGAAAATGAACATATGTTGAATGGTGCTATGATTGTGACACAGGTAAAAAGTGGAGAGATTTTAGCCTTAATTGGTGGGATTGATTATTCCAAAAGTGCATTTAATCGAGCAACACAGGCAAAAAGACAGATTGGTAGCACCATTAAACCTTTTGTTTATTTAAATGCTTTTGATTTAGGATACTCTCCTGCTACAATGATAGCAGATGTAGCAAGAAGTTTTGACAATAGTGATAATGAAGACTATTGGCGCCCTAGAAATGCTGGAAATTCTTTTAATGGAATTGTGAGTTTGCGCTATGCGTTAATACATTCATTAAATCTTGCAACGATAAATTTAGTTGATATGGTTGGATTTGATAAAACCTTTAATGCCTTAGAAAAATATAGTCTTAATCCTAGAGAGAAGAATCTTACAATTATTCTGGGTAGCTTAATTGCTTCTCCTATGGATTTAGCAAGAGCGTATTCAATTTTTTCTAATCAAGGAGTAATGCTTGAACCTCAACTTGTTAAAGAATTAATTAAAAGAGATGGTAGTAAAAAGGTATTTTATAATAAGCAAGAAGAGATCACAAGTCCACAGCAAGCCTATTTAGTCACTTCTATTTTACAAGAAGTGGTAAAAAATGGAACTGGTAGGTGGGCTAGGGTAAAAAAAATGGATGTAGCAGGCAAAACAGGGACTACAAACAATAATAATGATGCATGGTTTTGTGGTTTTACGCCAGAAGTACAAGCAGTAATTTGGTTTGGTAATGACAATAATGGTTCTATTGGAAAAATAGGAGGCGGGACAAGTATTGTGGCACCTGTATTTTCTGATTTTATTAATAAGATTTTAAAAATTGATCCTGGTATGGAGAGGAATTTTGAAAAACCAGATGGGGTTTATCAAAAAACTATTAATGGTGTAAAATATTTCTATACAGAAATTTCAAAGTTGCCTGAAAAAAAGATTGTTGATGATGAGAATAAGCTTATCTTTTAGAATATTTTTATAAAAAATTTATAGAAAACTCGTTAAAATCATAATTATTTAAAATAATTGAGGTGCGCAATGAAATTAAAACTAAATCATGTTTCTTATGTGGCAAATAAAATCGCTATTGACATTGCAAATTCAAATCTTTTGGAGGTACAGACTTCTATAGATAAAATTACTAAGTTAGCAATAGAAATTTTAGAAGAAGATATCAAAAAAGAATTACAAATTGATAGTAAGGCAAAACAGCTTTTAGAGGAAAATATTGAAAAAATTGAATATGTGCGCGCGGATGAAAAGCAATTGTTTTGGATGATTAAAAAGCAGCTTGCACAAGATGAGAATTTTTCACTTTCTTGGGAAGATCGATACAATGAATTATCTCATAAATTACTTGATGAAATGATCTTGGAAGGAATGATTAAGATTAAAGTCAGTGAAAATCAAGTAAGAAACTTGATTTTTAAAGCAATTGATATGTATGCAAAAATTTATGAAGAGGTTGAAGATGTGGTTTTTGATAAGATTAAAAACTATAAGCGCAAAATTATGGTAGGTACAGATGAGTATGAGTTAATTTTTGAAAAAATGTATCAAGAAGAATTGACAAGAAGAGGGTTTTAATGCAAAAAGCTTGGATTTATTTAGAAAATGGAATGTTTTTTGAAGCCCTATCTTTTGGTGCAGAGGGAAGTAGTGTTGGGGAAATTGTTTTTAATACCTCAATGAGCGGGTATCAAGAAATTATTACAGATCCTAGCTACGCAGGACAATTTATTACTTTTAGTATGCCAGAAATCGGGATTGTCGGAGTGAATTCTTTTGACGCAGAATCAAAAATACCATATTGCAAAGGGATTTTGGTTCGAGAATATAATGGAAAATTTTCAAATTTTAGAGCGGAAGAAAATTTAGAAAAGCTTTTAAAAAAATACAATATTATGGGGCTTGCACAAATCAATACACGTGATTTGATAAAAACAATTCGTAATGAAGGTGCGATGATGATGATTGCATCAACTATTATTAGCGATAAAAAACTCCTGAAAGAAGAGTTGCACAAATCTCAGCGTATTGAAGAAATTAATTATATTGAGAAGGTTTCGACAAAGGTGCCTTATATACATCAGCAATCTATTTTTGATTTTGAAACTTTTTCATATGCTAAATCACAGACACAAAAGAAAATTGTGGCTATTGATTTTGGCATTAAAACAAATATTTTAAATGAATTAACTGCAGTGGGGCTTGAAGTGGAGGTATTGCCTTATAGCTTTGATGCAGAAAGTTTAATCAAGCGTTTTAAGATAGGGGAAATTAGTGGAGTGTTTTTATCTAATGGTCCAGGGGATCCTATGGTTTTGACTAAAGAGGTTATGGAAATTAAAAAACTTATTGTTCATAAAATTCCTATGTTTGGCATTTGTTTAGGGCATCAGCTATTATCCATTGCACATGGCTATAATACATATAAGCTTAAATTTGGACATCATGGTGGGAACCATCCGGTAAAAAATCTTAAAACCGGTGGTGTGGAAATCACTTCTCAAAATCATAATTATTCTGTGCCAGAGGAGATAGAGGAAGTGGCACATGTCACACATCGCAATCTTTTTGATAATACTATTGAGGGGGTAGAATATAAAGATAGCCCAATTTTTTCAGTGCAGCACCATCCTGAATCTAGTCCTGGTCCCAAGGAAGCAAGTATTTTGTTTAAAAAATTTGCCGCTATGCTTTGATATCTAAAATATGTTTAGAAGAGTAGTTTTGTTTTTCTATCTCTTCTTTATCATCTTCCTTTTTTGTATTTTTTTCTTGAAAGTTTTGTTTATTTTCTTTTTTAGAATCTTTGTTGATTGTATTTGTTTCTTCAGTAGGGCGCACCTCTTGAATTTCATTGATTTTGTCTTTAAATTCTTGATTTATAATAGGCATAGATTCGTTATTTCTTAGATTTGCTACATTGACTTGAGTGTTTTGATTGATATAGGTGATATTTCCAATTGGTGAAATTGCCATGAGAAATCCTTACTTTTTATACATCAAAGTTTGGTGTTTTGTATATACCACATTTGCCTTTTCTTTAATTTTTACAAACTTCCTTAATGTATAATCGACTGCAAAATTTCCTTTTTTAATGCAATCTAATCCTACAAGAATCTCACCAGCTTTTTGGATAATATGTAGAGGAACCTTGCTTTTTCCACAATGGATAATCATATGTGATGAGGGAATGTCACGGATATGTAGCCAAATATCATTAGCTTTTGCATTTTCTAGAAGTTGTTTGTTTTCATTTTGATTTTTTCCTAATGATATTTTATGATTCTCAATAAAGAAGCTTTCAAATTTTGGTGCCTGTTTTTGATTTTTTTTGGAAGGTTGTAAAATTAAAAGATTTTCTAAATTTTTTGTTTCTTGAATAAAGCTAATTTCTTTGTGTAAAAATAGGATTTTATCTTTAAGATTTTGTTTTTGCATGCTAATTCCCTTGGCTTTTTGCAAGGTTTTTTTACTCTGGTTAAACATGTGATTGACAAGATCTTGTGGAGATGCAAATTTTTTTTCAAAAGATAGTGTTATATAGTTTTGCATGAAATCTTGTAGTGTGATTTTATCTTGATAGGGTGTGAGAAGATGAAGGTTGGCAAGTAATAGCGTAGCGTCATTGGAAAGTTTTTTTGATTCTTCTAGAAGTTTTATTTCAGAGGGTAGAGAATCTAATAAGAGATTATATTTTTGCATCTTTTTTTCAAGAGAATATAAAATAGCTTTTCTTTTAGATTCTAGATTTTTTTGCATTATTTGTACATAATGATTTTTTAGATTTTCTAGTAATTTTTCTTTATCATATTCTTCAGGAGTGTAGTGAAAATTTTTTTGGAAAAGTGGTGTTAGGGTGTGATTGACTTTGATTTCTCTTGAACTTTTATCTTTATTGAGATGACGCATTGCTTCAAGAATAATTTGTTTAGAATCCACCAAGATTGCATTAGTATATTTTCCTGTAAATTCAAAATGTAAGAAAAAATGATAGCTTTTATAAGCATTATTTTGTGTGAGAGAAAAAATTAATATTCTGTTGTTGCCATCGGTATAGCAATCATTTATACTTGCTTTTGTGCAAAGTTTTTGCAACATTAAGTCAAAAGGAGCATGATAGTTTTTTTGACTAAGAATATTTTCTCCTATAAAAATTTGACTTTGAGATTTATTGAGATCAAGGTAGAAAATATCTTGTTGGAGTTGGAGTTTAAAAAGATTATCATTAATACGCTTGATATGGTGGATTTGCTGATATTCCTTAAAAAGTTTAGCAATATTTTTTAAAAAACTAAGTTTCATAGCCCTAGTCTTTTTTTAGCAAAATCTAAGGCTTCTTGAGTAATGTTTGAACCGCTAATCATGCGTGCAATTTCTTGAATTTTTCCAGATGTATCAAGAATTTTAATCTGACTTTTTTGCCCTTCTTTATATACAAGATAGTGTGTGTCTGCAAGTGCGGGGAGGTGGGGTTGATGAGAGATGGCAAAGATTTGGTAGGAGCTAGAGAGTTTTTTTAGAATTTTTGCTACCCCTTCACTTTCTTCACCACTTAGATTAGCATCAATTTCATCGAGCACTAAGATTCCTGTATTGTGATTAAAGTCTGAATTTAAACACATTATCGCTAGTCTTAAGCGATTGTATTCTCCTGTACTAAGATTTTGGATTGGGGTGTTGTGTAGTTTTAGCTGGATTTCTTGCGTTCCTGTGGAATTTAGTATAGATTCTTGTAAGATGATTTGTATAGTTTGAAGCTTAAGAGTTGTGCAAAGTGTTTGTAGTTTTTCAAGAAAAAGAGGAAGAAATTTTTCTCTATAGGCTGTGATATCTTTTGCAATAAGATGGCACTTATTAGATAAAACATCTTGTTGTTTGAGTAATTTTTCTTTATTAAAACTAATATTTTCATAATCTTTTAGCTTTTGCTCTTGTATATGTAGATGATTGATTGCAGATTCTATGCTTCCATAACGTTGATTAAGTAAAGCGAGATCAGAAAGTCTTTGGAGTAGTTCTTCGGGATTGATCTCATCAAGCGAAAGTATTTTATTTTCTTGATCTTCTAAAATCCCTTTAGCTTCATATATACTATCATAAAAATGTGGTAAATCAATTTCTAGAGCATCTAATGCTGTTTGGATGTTATCGAGATGTTCAAAGGCTTGTAGGGCATTTTGAATTTTTTCTTGAATCTTTTCTTTTTTTGATAAGGTTTTTTTAAGTGCAATGAGTTCTTCATATTCTCCAAGTTTTGGATTAATATTAGTAATTTGTTTGATTTCAAAAGTAGCCAAATCTTTAAGATCTTGAATGTTTTTTTCTTTTTCAAGCAAGGCTTGGTATTGTTGTTTGACCTCTTTGAGGGATTTGTAATTTTCTTGCATTAAGAGGAGAGAATCCTGATATGATGGATCTTGATTTTTAATGAGATTATCAAAGGTGTTGAGAATATTTTCGCTAAGTAGTTCCGTGGCATTTTTGAGGGAAATATGCTTGATTACGGGAGAAAGGAGTTCTTGGAGAGTTTTTTTTGCAATAAAGTTTCCTTGGAGATTATAACGCGTTTTATCTTTTTTTGTTATGCTAAGAATAATTTCTTCCTCATTTTGTAAGTCATAATCCTCTAGATCTACCTTAAGATTTGACAAAATAGCCTGCAGACTTTTAGCATTAGAATCTTTGATACCAAAAATTGCAAGAAGAGATTCCATAAAAACTGATTTACCGCTACCGCTAGCACCACTAAAAACATTTAATCCTGTGTGCAAATCGATCTGTAAGTGTTCAAAAACCGGCGATTCTTTAATTTGAATACTTTCAATCATTGCTGTCCCCATTGAAATTTTTCTTTTAAGATTTGGAAGTAGCTTCGATTTTCTTTTTGTAAAAGATAACTGGGATTTTGGGCAATTTTGATTGTGGTGATATCATCAGGGGTGATAGGAATCTTATCTTGTCCATCGATAATTAAAAACCCTTGCATATTGATCTTAAATTGCAAAGTGCATTCG encodes:
- the pseF gene encoding pseudaminic acid cytidylyltransferase, with amino-acid sequence METVAIIPARGGSKRILKKNIKEFCGKPIIAYSIELALKSGVFDQVVVSSDDDEILEVAKKYGAQCLKRSQELGRDDTPTLPVIAEAIKMLGLSEDSMICCLYATAPLLEESYFLHGKMALEKSQNKSYAFSVVEFESSPFRGFSIQEDIINLLFPQYQVFRSQDLNKIYHDAGAFYWGYAKSFLEQKPIFDKDSIPIVLPKLMAQDIDTIDDWNLAEIKYNLKYA
- the pseH gene encoding UDP-4-amino-4,6-dideoxy-N-acetyl-beta-L-altrosamine N-acetyltransferase; translation: MAKIFTFNGVQAINFVDLKEKEIYKVLEFRNHPEISKWMYNSSILSLQAHLDFLESLKTTPSTCYWVFKKDEEFLGVGSLKRINIAHKNAYLGIYKNPEKKGVGDEILQFLEYIAFDSFGLHSLVLEVIASNKKAIACYERNKFVHTGTLKEYIFMNKKYQDVLIYGKINAK
- the pseI gene encoding pseudaminic acid synthase, which gives rise to MQNKKQRPLLVAEISANHNQNLELAKKHILYAKKAGANAVKIQTYTPSCLTLNSKSNIFKINANSPWDGKYLFELYSEAFLPWEWHEELFEYAKNIDIEIFSSPFSLRALELLESLHCPRYKIASFECVDLDFIYEVAKTKKPIILSTGVAQEEEIKDAVLVCKKAGNNDITLLQCTSAYPAPLKKANLSKMPLFFEKYGVKYGLSDHTLGNLCAIIATTLGASLIEKHFILDKKLGGVDSDFSMDFKEFCGLSKEIDNVILALGDKDSPRVVSEQERVFARSLFVKKKIQKGEILTRENIGSFRPNAGLHPKYLKDVLGRIATKDLEFSKPLNENDFE
- the fur gene encoding ferric iron uptake transcriptional regulator, with product MQNRLETLESILERLKSSIKKNGLKNSKQREEIISVLYKNRTHLSPEEIANEIRIKDKNTSISSIYRILNFLEKENFVTTLETDKNGKRYEIAAKEHHDHIICLECGEITEFVDSNIEEQQLKVADINGCKLISHDMRLFVVCKKCQASTQNHSH
- a CDS encoding CZB domain-containing protein, encoding MKIKIEELHGAVNSYRNRSTLTKYAVQNSNNQVFCALAKLDHIIYKNNLYSMIFKISNTFNQVDHTQCRLGKWYFEGDGKRDFFDTQGYKKLDSFHMQVHTNANYLAQAIQKKADNLEEITEQKIQAMENGSKGVVACIDEMYLEKYNYFQDKKAQIGV
- a CDS encoding transglycosylase domain-containing protein; this translates as MIFSKKKFLVVLGIVLGVLFCWFFSVWISLQADIDRLKNYTPQLTTQILDRKDRLVANIFGNQFRFYATFNEIPPRMIEALLAVEDTLFFEHHGINYDAILRAIIKNLRHGKYSEGGSTLTQQLIKNAVLTRDKTLYRKIKEAILAIQIELSLSKEEILERYLNDTFLGHGYYGIKAAALGYFRKSLDQLSLKEIAMIAGLPRAPSFYDPTKNIDFSLSRANNILERMYTLGWIGENEYKTALVEIPEVYNQSLAQNKAPYVVDMVLKQLDYIQDIRTGGYIVKVGIDLDYQAMAQEAMEKGYKNAMRINQLDENEHMLNGAMIVTQVKSGEILALIGGIDYSKSAFNRATQAKRQIGSTIKPFVYLNAFDLGYSPATMIADVARSFDNSDNEDYWRPRNAGNSFNGIVSLRYALIHSLNLATINLVDMVGFDKTFNALEKYSLNPREKNLTIILGSLIASPMDLARAYSIFSNQGVMLEPQLVKELIKRDGSKKVFYNKQEEITSPQQAYLVTSILQEVVKNGTGRWARVKKMDVAGKTGTTNNNNDAWFCGFTPEVQAVIWFGNDNNGSIGKIGGGTSIVAPVFSDFINKILKIDPGMERNFEKPDGVYQKTINGVKYFYTEISKLPEKKIVDDENKLIF
- a CDS encoding DUF507 family protein; translation: MKLKLNHVSYVANKIAIDIANSNLLEVQTSIDKITKLAIEILEEDIKKELQIDSKAKQLLEENIEKIEYVRADEKQLFWMIKKQLAQDENFSLSWEDRYNELSHKLLDEMILEGMIKIKVSENQVRNLIFKAIDMYAKIYEEVEDVVFDKIKNYKRKIMVGTDEYELIFEKMYQEELTRRGF
- the carA gene encoding glutamine-hydrolyzing carbamoyl-phosphate synthase small subunit, translating into MQKAWIYLENGMFFEALSFGAEGSSVGEIVFNTSMSGYQEIITDPSYAGQFITFSMPEIGIVGVNSFDAESKIPYCKGILVREYNGKFSNFRAEENLEKLLKKYNIMGLAQINTRDLIKTIRNEGAMMMIASTIISDKKLLKEELHKSQRIEEINYIEKVSTKVPYIHQQSIFDFETFSYAKSQTQKKIVAIDFGIKTNILNELTAVGLEVEVLPYSFDAESLIKRFKIGEISGVFLSNGPGDPMVLTKEVMEIKKLIVHKIPMFGICLGHQLLSIAHGYNTYKLKFGHHGGNHPVKNLKTGGVEITSQNHNYSVPEEIEEVAHVTHRNLFDNTIEGVEYKDSPIFSVQHHPESSPGPKEASILFKKFAAML
- a CDS encoding NFACT family protein yields the protein MKLSFLKNIAKLFKEYQQIHHIKRINDNLFKLQLQQDIFYLDLNKSQSQIFIGENILSQKNYHAPFDLMLQKLCTKASINDCYTDGNNRILIFSLTQNNAYKSYHFFLHFEFTGKYTNAILVDSKQIILEAMRHLNKDKSSREIKVNHTLTPLFQKNFHYTPEEYDKEKLLENLKNHYVQIMQKNLESKRKAILYSLEKKMQKYNLLLDSLPSEIKLLEESKKLSNDATLLLANLHLLTPYQDKITLQDFMQNYITLSFEKKFASPQDLVNHMFNQSKKTLQKAKGISMQKQNLKDKILFLHKEISFIQETKNLENLLILQPSKKNQKQAPKFESFFIENHKISLGKNQNENKQLLENAKANDIWLHIRDIPSSHMIIHCGKSKVPLHIIQKAGEILVGLDCIKKGNFAVDYTLRKFVKIKEKANVVYTKHQTLMYKK
- a CDS encoding AAA family ATPase, encoding MIESIQIKESPVFEHLQIDLHTGLNVFSGASGSGKSVFMESLLAIFGIKDSNAKSLQAILSNLKVDLEDYDLQNEEEIILSITKKDKTRYNLQGNFIAKKTLQELLSPVIKHISLKNATELLSENILNTFDNLIKNQDPSYQDSLLLMQENYKSLKEVKQQYQALLEKEKNIQDLKDLATFEIKQITNINPKLGEYEELIALKKTLSKKEKIQEKIQNALQAFEHLDNIQTALDALEIDLPHFYDSIYEAKGILEDQENKILSLDEINPEELLQRLSDLALLNQRYGSIESAINHLHIQEQKLKDYENISFNKEKLLKQQDVLSNKCHLIAKDITAYREKFLPLFLEKLQTLCTTLKLQTIQIILQESILNSTGTQEIQLKLHNTPIQNLSTGEYNRLRLAIMCLNSDFNHNTGILVLDEIDANLSGEESEGVAKILKKLSSSYQIFAISHQPHLPALADTHYLVYKEGQKSQIKILDTSGKIQEIARMISGSNITQEALDFAKKRLGL